A genome region from Geodermatophilus bullaregiensis includes the following:
- a CDS encoding DUF3152 domain-containing protein — protein MAGPPSGRPAGPGPVRGLPRVPPPPARHPGAREAPAPPARPASPRSPSRSRPAGPLVARRDPIAVREDLGRRPAGPRPGLPRRPAGRLRRFVARHGWRAYAIPLLTVATVLTLVDLVLPAGGSEPAPAAVVPGTAGEAPAGTAAPTSPPAPPAPAEGDAGPTDLPPATTAVTHVEQGTGTVTVVPGSSAVSGSGPLQRFVVEVEDGIGVDGAAFAAAVEATLGDPRSWGNGGRMSFQRVGEAEAAAGDYAFRVSLVSPGSMERYCPGVGTGGYTSCRYGERAVINLARWETAVPHYDGDIATYRQYVVNHEVGHALGNGHQDCPGPGQVAPVMQQQTLRLDGCVKNAWPHP, from the coding sequence GTGGCAGGACCCCCCTCCGGCCGGCCGGCCGGTCCGGGACCGGTGCGCGGCCTGCCCCGCGTCCCGCCCCCGCCGGCCCGGCACCCGGGAGCCCGCGAGGCGCCCGCGCCGCCGGCCCGTCCCGCCTCCCCGCGCTCCCCGTCGCGGTCCCGGCCGGCCGGGCCGCTGGTCGCCCGCCGCGACCCGATCGCCGTCCGCGAGGACCTCGGACGGCGTCCCGCCGGGCCCCGGCCGGGGCTGCCGCGCCGCCCCGCCGGCCGGCTGCGCCGCTTCGTCGCCCGCCACGGCTGGCGGGCCTACGCCATCCCGCTGCTCACCGTCGCCACCGTGCTGACCCTCGTCGACCTCGTGCTCCCCGCGGGCGGGAGCGAGCCGGCCCCCGCGGCCGTCGTCCCCGGTACCGCCGGGGAGGCGCCGGCCGGCACGGCGGCGCCCACGTCCCCGCCCGCTCCCCCCGCCCCGGCCGAGGGCGACGCCGGCCCGACCGACCTGCCCCCGGCGACCACCGCCGTGACCCACGTGGAGCAGGGCACCGGCACCGTGACGGTCGTCCCCGGCAGCTCGGCCGTCTCCGGCAGCGGCCCGCTGCAGCGCTTCGTCGTCGAGGTCGAGGACGGCATCGGGGTCGACGGCGCCGCGTTCGCCGCCGCGGTCGAGGCCACGCTCGGCGACCCGCGCTCGTGGGGCAACGGCGGGCGCATGTCCTTCCAGCGCGTCGGCGAGGCCGAGGCGGCGGCCGGCGACTACGCCTTCCGGGTCAGCCTGGTCAGCCCCGGGAGCATGGAGCGCTACTGCCCGGGCGTGGGCACCGGCGGCTACACCTCGTGCCGCTACGGCGAGCGCGCCGTGATCAACCTGGCCCGCTGGGAGACCGCCGTCCCGCACTACGACGGCGACATCGCCACCTACCGGCAGTACGTGGTCAACCACGAGGTGGGCCACGCCCTGGGCAACGGCCACCAGGACTGCCCGGGTCCCGGCCAGGTGGCGCCGGTCATGCAGCAGCAGACGCTCCGCCTCGACGGGTGCGTGAAGAACGCCTGGCCGCACCCGTGA
- a CDS encoding alpha/beta fold hydrolase, whose amino-acid sequence MPEASRRRTRRAPAPPTVAPSSTARPSTAPLPSTDPPPPAWPGGELPVRGGAVYVRTTPWAGRAGAPRERALYVHGLGGASTNWTDLAALLAVRCEGWALDLPGFGRSSPLPGGSYSVGGHVRAVVEVLEHVRAQPGEAAGRPVHLLGNSLGGLVTLLVAARRPDLVASLTLVSPAMPVYRVPEAFGRALLLVLLPGVPSLAERRLAGVSPEQSVRGMLQVCFGDPARVPRERLDAAVEEMRERTSQAWANRALVRSMRGLITSYLRVGRANAWRLARALRVPTLVVWGDRDRLVDPRLAPRLAATVPDARLLVLEGVGHVAMLEAPEATARAVLGMLEDTAAEVPVGTPADAAAREDRAG is encoded by the coding sequence GTGCCCGAGGCCTCCCGCAGGCGCACCCGCCGAGCCCCGGCGCCGCCCACCGTCGCGCCGTCGTCCACCGCGCGCCCGTCGACGGCGCCGCTGCCGTCGACCGACCCCCCGCCGCCGGCCTGGCCGGGCGGGGAGCTGCCCGTCCGGGGCGGCGCGGTGTACGTGCGCACCACCCCGTGGGCCGGCCGGGCCGGCGCACCGCGGGAGCGGGCGCTCTACGTCCACGGTCTCGGCGGGGCCTCCACCAACTGGACCGACCTGGCCGCCCTGCTGGCCGTCCGCTGCGAGGGCTGGGCGCTCGACCTGCCCGGTTTCGGGCGCTCCTCGCCGCTGCCCGGCGGCTCGTACTCCGTCGGTGGCCACGTGCGGGCCGTCGTCGAGGTGCTCGAGCACGTCCGGGCGCAGCCGGGGGAGGCCGCCGGCCGGCCGGTGCACCTGCTCGGCAACAGCCTCGGCGGGCTGGTCACCCTGCTGGTCGCCGCCCGGCGGCCCGACCTCGTCGCCTCCCTGACGCTGGTCTCGCCGGCGATGCCCGTCTACCGGGTGCCGGAGGCCTTCGGGCGGGCGCTGCTGCTGGTCCTGCTGCCCGGCGTCCCGTCACTGGCCGAGCGGCGGCTGGCCGGGGTGAGCCCGGAGCAGTCGGTGCGCGGGATGCTGCAGGTGTGCTTCGGCGACCCCGCGCGGGTCCCGCGCGAGCGGCTCGACGCCGCCGTGGAGGAGATGCGCGAGCGGACGTCGCAGGCGTGGGCCAACCGGGCGCTGGTCCGCAGCATGCGCGGGCTGATCACCTCCTACCTGCGGGTGGGCCGGGCCAACGCCTGGCGCCTGGCCCGCGCGCTGCGCGTGCCCACGCTGGTCGTGTGGGGCGACCGTGACCGCCTGGTCGACCCGCGCCTGGCGCCGCGGCTGGCCGCCACCGTCCCCGACGCCCGGCTGCTGGTCCTCGAGGGCGTCGGCCACGTGGCGATGCTCGAGGCGCCGGAGGCGACGGCGCGGGCGGTGCTCGGCATGCTCGAGGACACCGCGGCGGAGGTCCCGGTGGGCACTCCGGCGGACGCGGCGGCCCGCGAGGACCGGGCCGGCTGA
- a CDS encoding TetR/AcrR family transcriptional regulator, with protein sequence MQSSRPVPVRRTSRLPRGARRLQLLQAAQEVFVAHGFHAAAMDDIADRAGVSKPVLYQHFPGKRELYLALLEQQVTELTDRVREAMSGTQDNRDRVHGAVRAYFDFIDAEGGAYRLVFESDLRNDDEVRALVDRANRACVEAVAEVIAGDTGSSPEQAHLLASGLTGLAETSARWWLAQKGTLPREEAVSLMSSLAWRGISRFPRVEGEPPAG encoded by the coding sequence ATGCAGTCCTCACGCCCGGTCCCCGTCCGCCGCACCTCGCGGCTGCCCCGGGGTGCCCGGCGGCTGCAGCTGCTCCAGGCCGCGCAGGAGGTGTTCGTCGCCCACGGCTTCCACGCCGCGGCGATGGACGACATCGCCGACCGCGCCGGCGTCAGCAAGCCCGTGCTCTACCAGCACTTCCCCGGCAAGCGGGAGCTCTACCTGGCGCTGCTCGAGCAGCAGGTCACCGAGCTCACCGACCGGGTCCGCGAGGCCATGTCCGGCACCCAGGACAACCGCGACCGGGTGCACGGCGCGGTGCGCGCCTACTTCGACTTCATCGACGCCGAGGGCGGGGCCTACCGGCTGGTCTTCGAGTCCGACCTGCGCAACGACGACGAGGTCCGCGCGCTCGTCGACCGCGCCAACCGGGCGTGCGTCGAGGCCGTCGCCGAGGTCATCGCCGGGGACACCGGCAGCTCGCCCGAGCAGGCGCACCTGCTCGCCTCCGGCCTGACCGGGCTGGCCGAGACCAGCGCCCGCTGGTGGCTGGCCCAGAAGGGCACCCTCCCGCGCGAGGAGGCGGTGTCGCTGATGTCGTCGCTGGCCTGGCGCGGCATCTCCCGCTTCCCGCGCGTCGAGGGCGAGCCGCCCGCCGGCTGA
- a CDS encoding DUF3107 domain-containing protein, with translation MEVKIGVQHSPRELVVDSPKTPEEIAADVAAAMGGATKDGLLTLEDERGRRVLVPVDRIAYVEIAQADQRRVGFVAGGA, from the coding sequence GTGGAAGTCAAGATCGGTGTCCAGCACTCCCCCCGGGAGCTGGTCGTCGACAGCCCGAAGACCCCTGAAGAGATCGCCGCCGACGTGGCCGCCGCCATGGGTGGTGCGACCAAGGACGGGCTGTTGACCCTGGAGGACGAGCGCGGTCGCCGCGTCCTCGTCCCGGTCGACCGCATCGCCTACGTGGAGATCGCCCAGGCCGACCAGCGCCGGGTCGGTTTCGTCGCCGGCGGGGCCTGA
- a CDS encoding ferritin-like fold-containing protein has product MTTVETRAVVDLLGVLAYGELTAFDRLAEDARLAPTPAGHAALARMAAAEIGHHDRLVRRLGELGADPAWAMAPFVPALDGFHASTRPRTWLEGLVKAYVGDGLAADFHREIAGFLPEPDRSLILEVLADTGHADFAVREVRAAIAAEPALAGRLALWGRRLVGEAISQSQAVIADREQLARLITTGTGDVAGIGRLIARITAAHTERMRTLGLNP; this is encoded by the coding sequence GTGACCACGGTCGAGACCCGAGCCGTCGTCGACCTGCTCGGCGTGCTGGCCTACGGCGAGCTGACGGCCTTCGACCGGCTGGCCGAGGACGCCCGCCTGGCGCCGACCCCGGCCGGCCACGCCGCGCTGGCCCGCATGGCCGCCGCCGAGATCGGCCACCACGACCGGCTGGTGCGGCGGCTGGGCGAGCTGGGCGCCGACCCGGCCTGGGCGATGGCGCCGTTCGTGCCCGCGCTGGACGGGTTCCACGCCAGCACCCGGCCGCGGACGTGGCTCGAGGGCCTGGTCAAGGCCTACGTCGGCGACGGGCTGGCCGCCGACTTCCACCGCGAGATCGCCGGGTTCCTCCCCGAGCCGGACCGGTCGCTGATCCTCGAGGTGCTCGCCGACACCGGCCACGCCGACTTCGCCGTCCGTGAGGTGCGCGCCGCGATCGCCGCCGAGCCGGCGCTGGCCGGCCGCCTGGCGCTGTGGGGCCGGCGGCTGGTGGGGGAGGCCATCTCCCAGTCGCAGGCCGTCATCGCCGACCGCGAGCAGCTGGCCCGGCTGATCACCACCGGCACCGGGGACGTCGCGGGCATCGGGCGCCTGATCGCCCGGATCACCGCCGCGCACACCGAGCGGATGCGGACGCTGGGCCTCAACCCCTAG
- a CDS encoding DEAD/DEAH box helicase has product MHPDVIAALTEVGITRTFAIQELTLPLALAGHDLIGQARTGTGKTLGFGVPLLQRVVPPAEGGDGVPQALVVVPTRELCVQVARDLATAGRKRGTRVQAIYGGRAFEPQVSALQAGVEVVVGTPGRLLDLAQQGHLILGKVKVLVLDEADEMLDLGFLPDIERILAMVPEKRQTMLFSATMPGPIVTLSRSFMTQPTHIRAHGNDEGSTVPQTTQFIYRAHNLDKPELLARVLQSRDRGLVMVFCRTKRTAQKVADELVDRGFAAAAVHGDLGQGAREQALRAFRSGKVDVLVATDVAARGIDVTGVSHVVNYQCPEDEKTYVHRIGRTGRAGSTGVAVTLVDWDDIPRWQLINKALDLDFADPPETYSTSPWVYSDLDVPETATGRLPRAQRTREGLDAEVLEDLGETGKRTRGAGRGPAREEPREDRERPARSGSRPRRRTRSGSEADASPAEGDTSTAGGDAPAAEAPVADGEGSSSPRRRRRRRGGAKRGAGERGAGESASAGSSAGSDSGSGGDSESAA; this is encoded by the coding sequence GTGCACCCTGACGTCATCGCGGCGCTCACCGAGGTCGGCATCACCCGCACCTTCGCCATCCAGGAGCTCACCCTCCCGCTGGCGCTGGCCGGCCACGACCTCATCGGCCAGGCCCGCACCGGCACCGGCAAGACCCTCGGCTTCGGCGTCCCGCTGCTGCAGCGCGTCGTCCCGCCGGCCGAGGGTGGCGACGGCGTCCCGCAGGCGCTGGTCGTCGTCCCCACCCGTGAGCTGTGCGTGCAGGTCGCCCGCGACCTGGCCACCGCCGGCAGGAAGCGCGGCACCCGCGTGCAGGCCATCTACGGCGGCCGCGCCTTCGAGCCGCAGGTCTCCGCGCTGCAGGCCGGCGTCGAGGTCGTCGTCGGCACCCCGGGCCGGCTGCTGGACCTGGCCCAGCAGGGCCACCTGATCCTCGGCAAGGTCAAGGTCCTCGTCCTCGACGAGGCCGACGAGATGCTCGACCTGGGCTTCCTGCCCGACATCGAGCGGATCCTGGCGATGGTCCCGGAGAAGCGGCAGACGATGCTGTTCTCCGCGACCATGCCCGGCCCGATCGTGACGCTGTCCCGGTCGTTCATGACCCAGCCGACGCACATCCGCGCCCACGGCAACGACGAGGGCTCGACCGTCCCGCAGACGACGCAGTTCATCTACCGGGCCCACAACCTGGACAAGCCCGAGCTGCTGGCCCGCGTGCTGCAGTCGCGCGACCGCGGCCTGGTCATGGTCTTCTGCCGCACCAAGCGCACCGCCCAGAAGGTCGCCGACGAGCTGGTCGACCGCGGGTTCGCCGCGGCCGCCGTGCACGGCGACCTCGGCCAGGGCGCCCGCGAGCAGGCGCTGCGGGCCTTCCGCAGCGGCAAGGTCGACGTCCTGGTCGCCACCGACGTCGCCGCCCGCGGCATCGACGTCACCGGCGTCAGCCACGTCGTCAACTACCAGTGCCCCGAGGACGAGAAGACCTACGTGCACCGGATCGGCCGCACCGGCCGGGCCGGCAGCACCGGTGTCGCCGTCACGCTGGTCGACTGGGACGACATCCCCCGGTGGCAGCTGATCAACAAGGCGCTCGACCTCGACTTCGCCGACCCGCCGGAGACCTACTCCACCTCGCCGTGGGTCTACAGCGACCTCGACGTCCCCGAGACCGCCACGGGCCGCCTGCCCCGGGCCCAGCGCACCCGCGAGGGCCTCGACGCCGAGGTGCTCGAGGACCTCGGCGAGACCGGCAAGCGCACCAGGGGCGCCGGCCGCGGGCCCGCCCGCGAGGAGCCCCGCGAGGACCGCGAGCGGCCGGCCCGTTCCGGCTCCCGCCCGCGCCGCCGCACCCGGAGCGGCTCCGAGGCCGACGCCTCTCCCGCCGAGGGCGACACCTCCACCGCCGGAGGGGACGCGCCCGCCGCCGAGGCCCCGGTGGCCGACGGCGAGGGCTCCTCGTCGCCGCGCCGGCGGCGCCGTCGTCGCGGTGGCGCCAAGCGCGGTGCCGGCGAGCGCGGTGCCGGCGAGAGCGCCTCGGCCGGCTCCTCGGCTGGGTCCGACAGCGGCTCCGGCGGCGACTCCGAGTCCGCCGCCTAG
- a CDS encoding outer membrane protein assembly factor BamB family protein — MASSTPSRSPSLRPPPLRVWVWTAATLALVVVATLLWRGSSVAATDSTTAPEPAVPDAAPAARVAPAWSADAGAPLPRRVVESGRVLVPDEHGFTALDGATGEEAWHYRRADARLCDVTAVNGLVVAVFRTRDRCDEALALTAATGVRAWTRNLSLRGDAVLASTDRVVLASSATGIVLLDPVGSNVRWRHAAPEGCRLVGSDVGSAGVVVLERCPDSAAVQLRLFDGFSGEARWTRDLAVPEGGAVRLAGVDRLVDVVAGDALLVHRPDDGALLQQLPLPAAAGEPEDEALHQAGVGDLALVWARGTVRALDGTTGAPVWQLPALGLPSATDAAQVWVPEADGFVQRDLATGSEVGRAAVEGGLTPGGRTSVVGPVLVYRLPDRVVGFA; from the coding sequence GTGGCGTCGAGCACCCCGTCGCGCTCCCCGTCGCTGCGTCCCCCGCCGCTGCGGGTGTGGGTCTGGACGGCGGCCACGCTCGCGCTGGTCGTCGTCGCCACGCTGCTGTGGCGGGGGTCGAGCGTCGCGGCCACCGACAGCACGACGGCACCGGAACCGGCCGTCCCCGACGCGGCCCCGGCCGCGCGGGTGGCGCCGGCCTGGTCGGCCGACGCCGGCGCTCCGCTGCCCCGGCGGGTGGTCGAGAGCGGCCGGGTCCTGGTGCCCGACGAGCACGGGTTCACCGCGCTCGACGGCGCCACCGGCGAGGAGGCCTGGCACTACCGGCGGGCCGATGCGCGGCTGTGCGACGTCACCGCCGTCAACGGGCTGGTGGTCGCCGTCTTCCGGACCCGGGACCGCTGCGACGAGGCCCTGGCGCTGACCGCGGCCACCGGCGTGCGGGCCTGGACGCGCAACCTCAGCCTGCGCGGCGACGCCGTCCTGGCCAGCACCGACCGGGTCGTGCTCGCCAGCAGTGCCACCGGGATCGTCCTGCTGGACCCGGTGGGCAGCAACGTCCGCTGGCGCCACGCCGCCCCGGAGGGCTGCCGGCTCGTGGGGTCCGACGTCGGCAGCGCCGGCGTGGTCGTGCTCGAGCGCTGCCCCGACTCGGCCGCGGTGCAGCTGCGCCTGTTCGACGGGTTCTCCGGCGAGGCCCGGTGGACCCGCGACCTCGCCGTCCCCGAGGGCGGCGCGGTGCGGCTGGCCGGCGTCGACCGGCTCGTCGACGTCGTCGCCGGCGACGCCCTGCTCGTGCACCGCCCGGACGACGGCGCCCTGCTGCAGCAGCTCCCGCTGCCCGCGGCCGCCGGGGAGCCGGAGGACGAGGCGCTGCACCAGGCCGGGGTGGGCGACCTCGCGCTGGTGTGGGCCCGCGGCACCGTCCGGGCGCTGGACGGCACCACCGGCGCCCCGGTGTGGCAGCTGCCCGCCCTCGGCCTGCCGTCGGCGACCGACGCGGCGCAGGTGTGGGTGCCGGAGGCCGACGGCTTCGTGCAGCGCGACCTGGCCACCGGCAGCGAGGTGGGCCGCGCCGCCGTCGAGGGCGGCCTGACCCCGGGCGGGCGGACGTCCGTCGTCGGCCCCGTGCTGGTGTACCGCCTGCCCGACCGGGTGGTCGGCTTCGCCTGA
- a CDS encoding alpha/beta fold hydrolase: MVLPGSPETPALSLAVAPDDLRQLAEHDATPRTLPGRAGPLAALDTGGDGPRGTVLMVAGYTGSKEDFAPLLAPLAASGHRVVAIDQRGQFESPGPDDPAAYTVAELAADVVAVAQLLRAGTGPVHLLGHSFGGLVARAAVLTDPGTFRSLTLLGSGPARLVGPRVELLDHLGPLLDAGGVPLVHATLEQLAMTDPRARAAPEPTRAFYARRFLANSAAGLRGMAAAMTTEPDRVAELAATGVPVLVAHGEADDAWTPAAQADMAARLGARHEVIPAAIHSPAIENPRRTLEVLESFWASVSGTAA, encoded by the coding sequence ATGGTCCTGCCCGGGAGCCCCGAGACGCCGGCTCTCTCCCTCGCCGTCGCCCCTGACGACCTGCGCCAGCTCGCCGAGCACGACGCGACGCCGCGCACCCTCCCGGGCCGGGCCGGGCCGCTGGCGGCCCTCGACACCGGCGGCGACGGGCCGCGCGGCACGGTGCTCATGGTGGCCGGGTACACCGGCAGCAAGGAGGACTTCGCCCCGCTGCTGGCCCCGCTGGCCGCCTCCGGCCACCGCGTCGTGGCGATCGACCAGCGCGGGCAGTTCGAGTCCCCCGGTCCCGACGACCCGGCCGCCTACACCGTCGCCGAGCTCGCCGCCGACGTCGTCGCCGTCGCGCAGCTGCTGCGGGCGGGGACCGGGCCCGTGCACCTGCTCGGGCACAGCTTCGGCGGTCTGGTCGCCCGCGCCGCGGTCCTGACCGACCCGGGCACCTTCCGGTCGCTGACCCTGCTGGGCTCCGGGCCGGCGCGGCTGGTCGGCCCCCGGGTCGAGCTGCTCGACCACCTCGGCCCGCTGCTGGACGCCGGCGGTGTCCCGCTGGTGCACGCCACGCTCGAGCAGCTGGCCATGACCGACCCCCGCGCCCGGGCGGCCCCCGAGCCGACCCGCGCCTTCTACGCCCGCCGCTTCCTCGCCAACAGCGCCGCCGGGCTGCGGGGCATGGCCGCGGCGATGACCACCGAGCCCGACCGGGTCGCCGAGCTGGCGGCCACCGGGGTCCCGGTGCTGGTGGCCCACGGCGAGGCCGACGACGCCTGGACGCCGGCCGCGCAGGCCGACATGGCCGCCCGGCTCGGCGCCCGCCACGAGGTGATCCCGGCCGCGATCCACTCCCCCGCCATCGAGAACCCACGCCGCACGCTCGAGGTGCTCGAGTCGTTCTGGGCGTCGGTGTCCGGGACCGCCGCGTGA
- a CDS encoding oxygenase MpaB family protein: MSGVRPSARDWTDEEDRLGFFGPDSVTWRVHADPVYSVGGLRALLLQALHPVAMDGVARNSVFRESPWQRLTRTAEYVDTLTFGTRREAVRAVRRVRGLHRRLGGTEETTGRSYRVDDPDLLLWVHCCEVDSLLDVARRAGVVTDEEADRYVAEQVVAAELIGIDAAVVPDSMATLAAYFDRVRPELAVTPAARDAWRFVVVPPMPRWVQLLTPARPAWGTLASLAVATLPSWARRLGSLPGLAVTDTAATAALWAFRTGVLALPTWARLSPVVRAGLDRTAADAASA; the protein is encoded by the coding sequence GTGAGCGGGGTGCGCCCCTCGGCCCGCGACTGGACCGACGAGGAGGACCGGCTCGGCTTCTTCGGCCCCGACAGCGTCACCTGGCGGGTGCACGCCGACCCCGTCTACAGCGTCGGCGGGCTGCGCGCGCTGCTGCTGCAGGCCCTGCACCCGGTCGCCATGGACGGCGTGGCGCGCAACTCGGTGTTCCGGGAGTCGCCGTGGCAGCGGCTGACCCGCACCGCCGAGTACGTCGACACGCTCACCTTCGGCACCCGCCGCGAGGCGGTGCGCGCCGTCCGGCGGGTGCGCGGCCTGCACCGGCGGCTGGGCGGCACCGAGGAGACCACCGGCCGCAGCTACCGGGTCGACGACCCCGACCTGCTGCTGTGGGTGCACTGCTGCGAGGTCGACTCGCTGCTCGACGTCGCCCGCCGCGCCGGCGTGGTCACCGACGAGGAGGCCGACCGCTACGTCGCCGAGCAGGTCGTCGCCGCGGAGCTGATCGGCATCGACGCCGCCGTGGTGCCCGACTCGATGGCCACGCTGGCCGCCTACTTCGACCGGGTCCGCCCGGAGCTGGCGGTGACCCCGGCGGCGCGCGACGCGTGGCGCTTCGTCGTCGTCCCGCCGATGCCGCGGTGGGTGCAGCTGCTGACCCCGGCGCGCCCGGCGTGGGGGACGCTGGCCTCGCTGGCGGTGGCGACCCTGCCGTCGTGGGCGCGGCGGCTGGGCTCCCTGCCGGGGCTGGCGGTCACCGACACCGCGGCGACCGCGGCGCTGTGGGCGTTCCGCACCGGGGTGCTGGCGCTGCCGACGTGGGCGCGGCTGTCGCCGGTCGTGCGTGCCGGCCTCGACCGGACCGCGGCCGACGCCGCGAGCGCCTAG
- a CDS encoding RecB family exonuclease, with product MGGAQLEMPGMPQRLFPATPSKLATFADCPRRYRYAYVDRPTPPKGPPWAHNTVGSAVHAALRSWWELPRDRRTAVAARQLLYGVWSATGFRDGEQAERWRARAAGWLTDYVAGLDPDDVPVGTERQVAATTQRLALSGRVDRIDQRGDELVVVDYKTGRVPSTDDEARGSPALAVYVLGVQRTLRRPCRRVELHHLPSGTVAAFEHTERSLANHVRRAEDVAADIAVATTALEEGVPPDEAFPAVPGRQCGWCDFRPSCPAGQAATPAREPWSFLAADDEAAT from the coding sequence ATGGGAGGCGCGCAGCTGGAGATGCCGGGCATGCCCCAGCGGCTGTTCCCCGCGACGCCGAGCAAGCTGGCCACCTTCGCCGACTGCCCGCGCCGCTACCGCTACGCCTACGTCGACCGCCCGACCCCGCCCAAGGGCCCGCCGTGGGCGCACAACACCGTCGGCTCGGCGGTGCACGCGGCGCTGCGGTCGTGGTGGGAGCTGCCCCGGGACCGCCGCACCGCCGTCGCCGCCCGGCAGCTGCTGTACGGCGTCTGGTCGGCCACCGGCTTCCGCGACGGCGAGCAGGCCGAGCGGTGGCGGGCGCGCGCCGCCGGCTGGCTCACCGACTACGTGGCCGGGCTCGACCCCGACGACGTGCCGGTCGGCACCGAGCGCCAGGTCGCGGCCACCACGCAGCGGCTGGCGCTGTCGGGGCGGGTCGACCGCATCGACCAGCGCGGCGACGAGCTCGTCGTCGTCGACTACAAGACCGGCCGGGTGCCCAGCACCGACGACGAGGCGCGCGGGTCGCCGGCGCTGGCGGTGTACGTCCTCGGCGTCCAGCGCACGCTGCGCCGGCCGTGCCGCCGGGTGGAGCTGCACCACCTGCCCAGCGGCACGGTGGCCGCCTTCGAGCACACCGAGCGCTCGCTGGCCAACCACGTCCGGCGGGCGGAGGACGTCGCGGCCGACATCGCCGTGGCCACCACGGCGCTCGAGGAGGGCGTGCCGCCCGACGAGGCGTTCCCCGCCGTACCGGGACGGCAGTGCGGCTGGTGCGACTTCCGGCCCAGCTGCCCGGCCGGTCAGGCGGCGACGCCGGCCCGCGAGCCCTGGAGCTTCCTGGCCGCCGACGACGAGGCGGCGACCTAG
- a CDS encoding PHP domain-containing protein, whose translation MRIDLHTHSSVSDGTDDPAALLATARAAGLDVVALTDHDTTAGWAAAESARPPGLTVVPGMELSCRWFPAGRPPVSVHLLAYLFDPAHPGLAAELARLRAERLSRGERIVTALAAAGYPVVWERVVAASGGGVVGRPHVARALVEAGVVGSVDEAFAELLHHRGPYHVVKADTDVLDGIALVRAAGGVPVFAHGLATRRGRVVDDDAVAAMAAAGLLGLEVDHPDHSPAERDHLRGLAGELGLLTTGSSDYHGVNKTTPIGACTTDPAQYEALLAAGAGSAPLTD comes from the coding sequence ATGCGCATCGACCTGCACACCCACTCGTCGGTGTCCGACGGCACCGACGACCCCGCGGCGCTGCTGGCCACCGCCCGCGCCGCCGGCCTCGACGTCGTCGCGCTGACCGACCACGACACCACCGCCGGGTGGGCGGCGGCGGAGAGCGCCCGTCCTCCCGGGCTGACCGTCGTCCCGGGCATGGAGCTGTCCTGCCGCTGGTTCCCGGCCGGCCGGCCGCCGGTCAGCGTGCACCTGCTGGCCTACCTGTTCGACCCGGCGCACCCCGGCCTGGCCGCCGAGCTGGCCCGGCTGCGCGCCGAGCGGCTCAGCCGCGGTGAGCGGATCGTGACCGCGCTCGCCGCCGCGGGCTACCCGGTGGTGTGGGAGCGGGTCGTCGCGGCCAGCGGCGGCGGGGTGGTCGGCCGGCCGCACGTGGCCCGCGCGCTGGTCGAGGCCGGCGTCGTCGGGTCGGTCGACGAGGCCTTCGCCGAGCTGTTGCACCACCGCGGCCCGTACCACGTCGTCAAGGCCGACACCGACGTCCTCGACGGGATCGCGCTGGTCCGCGCCGCCGGCGGCGTGCCGGTGTTCGCGCACGGCCTGGCCACGCGGCGCGGCCGGGTGGTCGACGACGACGCGGTCGCCGCGATGGCCGCCGCCGGGCTGCTCGGCCTCGAGGTCGACCACCCCGACCACAGCCCCGCCGAGCGCGACCACCTGCGCGGCCTGGCCGGTGAGCTCGGGCTGCTCACCACCGGCTCCAGCGACTACCACGGCGTCAACAAGACGACGCCGATCGGCGCCTGCACCACCGACCCGGCGCAGTACGAGGCGCTGCTGGCCGCCGGCGCCGGCAGCGCGCCGCTCACCGACTGA
- a CDS encoding PH domain-containing protein, producing the protein MTGPARSGDGRPPRWAKDAAKYLLPGEEAVVATRRHWAVLLEPAAKRLPVLAVGVWVLTLDPENRVGSAVGALVVLWALGSFALRAGEWWMRHFIVTRRRVLLTSGIIARTVTLLPLRRITDLTWKETLLGQLLGYGTFRFESAGQQQALSQITYLPRADRLYHQVSALLFGSDRGGAASGDDEGNAEPPADRGSGRHDTQPIHGAGPLREDGRGRV; encoded by the coding sequence GTGACCGGCCCGGCGCGCTCGGGGGACGGCCGCCCGCCGCGGTGGGCCAAGGACGCCGCCAAGTACCTCCTCCCCGGCGAGGAGGCTGTCGTGGCCACCCGCCGGCACTGGGCGGTGCTGCTGGAGCCGGCCGCCAAGCGCCTGCCCGTCCTGGCCGTCGGCGTGTGGGTGCTCACCCTCGACCCGGAGAACCGGGTCGGCTCCGCCGTCGGCGCCCTCGTCGTCCTCTGGGCGCTCGGGTCCTTCGCCCTGCGGGCCGGTGAGTGGTGGATGCGGCACTTCATCGTCACCCGCCGCCGGGTGCTGCTGACCTCGGGGATCATCGCCCGCACGGTCACGCTGCTGCCCCTGCGCCGCATCACCGACCTGACCTGGAAGGAGACGCTGCTCGGCCAGCTGCTCGGCTACGGCACCTTCCGGTTCGAGTCGGCCGGCCAGCAGCAGGCGCTGTCGCAGATCACCTACCTGCCGCGGGCCGACCGGCTCTACCACCAGGTCAGCGCGCTGCTGTTCGGCAGCGACCGGGGCGGCGCGGCGTCCGGCGACGACGAGGGCAACGCCGAGCCGCCGGCAGACCGCGGGAGCGGCCGGCACGACACCCAGCCCATCCACGGCGCCGGTCCCCTCCGCGAGGACGGTCGCGGGCGGGTCTGA